From one Lolium rigidum isolate FL_2022 chromosome 4, APGP_CSIRO_Lrig_0.1, whole genome shotgun sequence genomic stretch:
- the LOC124707527 gene encoding protein DA1-related 1-like has protein sequence MGWLTKIFRGSTHNISEGQHQSKPAEEATWNEPSSSTVVTDVISEFDSEDIDRAIALSLSEEEHRKSKGAGKDLHLDEDELFARAIQESLNVESPPRARENGSPTRAREHSSQPRPRENGSSNGGHSFQQLPYMFSSGFRTCAGCHSEIGHGRFLSCMGAVWHPECFCCHACNLPIYDYEFSMSGNHPYHKTCYKERFHPKCDVCKQFIPTNMNGLIEYRAHPFWLQKYCPSHEVDGTPRCCSCERMEPRESRYVLLDDGRKLCLECLDSAVMDTNECQPLYLEIQEFYEGLNMKVEQQVPLLLVERQALNEAMEGEKAGHHHLPETRGLCLSEEQTVSTILRRPRMAGNKIMEMITEPYRLTRRCEVTAILILYGLPRLLTGSILAHEMMHAWLRLKGYRTLSPDIEEGICQVLAHMWIESEIMGGSGINATSTSSSSSSSTSSKKGGRSQFERKLGDFFKHQIESDTSMAYGDGFRAGNRVVLQYGLKRTLEHIRLTGTLPF, from the exons atttcggAATTTGACAGTGAGGATATTGACCGTGCTATAGCACTTTCTCTGTCAGAAGAGGAACACAGAAAGTCAAAGGGAGCAG gaAAGGATCTGCATTTAGATGAGGATGAATTATTTGCAAGAGCTATTCAAGAAAGTTTGAATGTTGAATCACCCCCTCGTGCTCGGGAAAATGGCTCACCCACTCGTGCGCGTGAACACAGTTCACAACCTCGTCCTCGTGAAAATGGAAGCTCCAACGGCGGCCATTCATTTCAACAATTACCATATATGTTTTCTTCTGGATTCAG GACATGTGCTGGATGTCACAGTGAGATAGGCCATGGGCGTTTTCTTAGTTGCATGGGGGCTGTTTGGCATCCTGAATGCTTTTGCTGCCATGCTTGTAATCTACCAATATATGACTATGAG TTTTCCATGTCGGGAAATCATCCGTACCATAAAACATGCTACAAGGAGCGCTTTCACCCAAAATGTGATGTCTGCAAGCAATTT ATTCCTACGAATATGAATGGCCTTATTGAATATAGGGCACATCCGTTTTGGTTACAAAAATACTGTCCATCACATGAAGTGGATGGAACTCCAAGATGTTGCAGTTGTGAAAGAATGGAG CCAAGGGAATCAAGATATGTACTGCTAGATGATGGTCGTAAGCTCTGTCTGGAGTGTCTCGACTCTGCAGTTATGGATACGAATGAGTGCCAACCACTTTATCTCGAAATACAAGAATTTTATGAAGGCCTCAATATGAAAGTAGAACAACAGGTTCCTCTGCTTCTGGTAGAAAGGCAGGCTTTAAATGAAGCCATGGAAGGAGAGAAAGCT ggCCACCACCATCTTCCTGAAACAAGAGGTCTGTGCTTATCGGAAGAACAGACTGTCAGTACG atattgaggagacCGAGAATGGCGGGGAACAAAATCATGGAGATGATAACAGAGCCATATAGGTTGACACGGCGATGTGAAGTCACTGCAATTCTAATTCTCTATGGTCTCCCAAG ATTGTTGACAGGTTCCATTTTAGCTCATGAGATGATGCATGCATGGTTGCGACTTAAAG GATACCGCACACTTAGTCCAGATATAGAAGAAGGCATATGCCAAGTTCTTGCTCACATGTGGATCGAGTCGGAGATCATGGGGGGGTCAGGCATCAACGCAACGTCGACgtcgtcatcctcttcatcatccacATCATCGAAAAAGGGCGGGCGGTCGCAGTTCGAGCGGAAGCTCGGTGATTTCTTTAAGCACCAAATCGAATCGGATACCTCCATGGCCTACGGGGACGGCTTCAGGGCCGGTAACCGGGTTGTTCTCCAGTACGGCCTCAAGCGCACCCTCGAGCACATCCGGCTGACCGGGACCTTGCCATTTTGA